The Aurantiacibacter gangjinensis genome includes a region encoding these proteins:
- a CDS encoding ATP-dependent DNA helicase, producing MPAQPPSHSVEPQPLALPALHASHSGSWVCNSDGDVRGVSKGEAVMAVADTPHLILNAPLISTRLGYPDLSGLDLLELFAFVHPATFCVPTPKGLAHALGLEEPADGGGVPRLLQQAAGTLLARCEATDWAEREGAWSTLQSLTRLRWPWAPVLSRHVVRPQKAEKWLFSKLPEWEEHAERPQPRQVAIGEAAIEGQLERLTGEGSERREGQRDYARNVGGIFAPREKRDRPHLLLAQAGTGIGKTLGYLAPASLWAGESGGTVWVSTYTKNLQRQLRSEATRAWPDRREDGTRPVVVRKGRENYLCLLNLEDALQGGFGGRAAILAHLVARWAAFTRDGDMIGGDLPGWLGTLFRSRAIKSLTDQRGECVYAGCPHYRKCFIERSARASAQADLVIANHALVMVNAARGRDHAQRPTRIVFDEGHHVFDAADSTFAAALTGGEAIELKRWILGPERGSKGRRRGLAARLADVASYDAAGGEAIDTACEAAQALPGEGWIGRLAENAPSGPVEALLAAVRALTYARDESGSADAGYGIETEAAALDGDFIERAQAAAQALGAIRQPLIKLGVRLEAMLEDPPDWLDGQGRARIEGARFSLSWRIDTLAAWEALLGRLGGAADPQFVDWLAVDRNDAREFDIGLHRRFLDPMKPFANVVLEPAHGVMLTSATLTDRAEGGPDWPGAIARSGAPHIEVAPRLADAKSPFDYANNAEVLIVTDVKKGDLAGLAGAYARLIEASGGGVLGLFTAIRRLRAVHGRIADRLAREGLPLYAQHVDPIDTGTLVDIFRDDPRASLLGTDALRDGVDVPGESLRCVVMEQVPWPKPSILHRARRAANGGSAYDDQIIRGRLAQAFGRLIRSAGDKGHFIVLSPAFPSRLLSAFPEGVPVTRLTLDGALQRVAGGVSGKTMQPQEDLP from the coding sequence ATGCCTGCGCAGCCTCCCTCCCACTCCGTCGAACCACAGCCGCTTGCCCTGCCCGCGCTGCATGCGAGCCATTCGGGCAGCTGGGTTTGCAATAGCGACGGCGATGTGCGCGGTGTGTCGAAAGGCGAGGCGGTAATGGCGGTGGCGGATACGCCGCACCTTATCCTCAATGCCCCGCTGATCTCTACCCGGCTTGGCTATCCGGACCTCTCCGGCCTCGACCTGCTGGAGCTGTTCGCTTTCGTCCACCCGGCCACATTCTGCGTGCCGACGCCGAAGGGACTAGCCCATGCGCTTGGGCTGGAGGAGCCAGCCGATGGCGGAGGCGTGCCGCGCCTGCTGCAGCAGGCGGCAGGCACTTTGCTGGCGCGCTGCGAAGCCACAGACTGGGCGGAGCGCGAAGGCGCTTGGTCCACGCTGCAATCGCTCACCCGCTTGCGCTGGCCGTGGGCACCTGTCCTCTCGCGCCATGTCGTGCGCCCGCAAAAAGCGGAGAAATGGCTCTTCTCGAAGCTGCCCGAATGGGAGGAACATGCCGAACGCCCGCAGCCGCGACAGGTCGCGATCGGCGAAGCGGCGATCGAGGGCCAGCTCGAACGACTGACCGGCGAAGGATCCGAAAGGCGCGAGGGGCAGCGCGACTATGCCCGCAATGTCGGCGGCATCTTCGCCCCCCGGGAGAAGCGCGACAGGCCGCATCTCCTGCTGGCGCAAGCGGGCACCGGCATCGGCAAGACACTGGGCTATCTCGCGCCCGCGTCGCTATGGGCGGGCGAGAGCGGCGGCACCGTGTGGGTCAGCACCTATACCAAGAACCTCCAGCGCCAGCTGCGCAGCGAGGCCACGCGCGCCTGGCCCGACCGGCGCGAGGATGGCACGCGGCCTGTCGTGGTGCGAAAGGGGCGGGAGAACTATCTCTGCCTGCTCAACCTTGAAGACGCGCTGCAAGGCGGCTTTGGCGGCCGCGCGGCGATCCTTGCGCATCTGGTGGCGCGCTGGGCAGCCTTCACCCGCGATGGCGACATGATCGGCGGCGACTTGCCGGGCTGGCTGGGCACGCTTTTCCGGAGCCGTGCGATCAAGTCGCTGACCGACCAGCGCGGCGAATGCGTGTATGCCGGCTGCCCGCATTACCGAAAATGCTTCATCGAACGCAGCGCGCGGGCGAGCGCGCAAGCTGATCTCGTCATCGCCAACCATGCGCTGGTGATGGTGAACGCTGCACGCGGACGCGACCATGCGCAGCGCCCCACGCGCATCGTATTCGACGAGGGGCACCACGTATTCGATGCCGCCGACAGCACTTTCGCCGCCGCGTTGACTGGCGGCGAAGCTATCGAACTGAAGCGCTGGATCCTCGGTCCCGAGCGTGGCTCGAAAGGCAGGCGACGCGGACTGGCCGCACGTCTGGCCGATGTCGCCAGCTATGATGCAGCGGGCGGCGAGGCTATCGACACTGCCTGCGAGGCAGCACAGGCGCTCCCCGGCGAAGGCTGGATCGGCAGGTTGGCCGAGAACGCGCCATCCGGCCCGGTGGAGGCTTTGCTCGCCGCCGTGCGCGCGCTCACCTATGCGCGCGACGAAAGCGGGTCCGCCGATGCCGGCTATGGGATAGAGACTGAGGCCGCAGCGCTGGACGGCGACTTCATCGAACGCGCGCAGGCAGCTGCGCAGGCGCTCGGTGCGATCCGCCAGCCGCTCATCAAGCTGGGCGTGCGGCTGGAAGCCATGCTGGAAGACCCGCCCGACTGGCTCGACGGGCAAGGCCGCGCCCGCATCGAAGGCGCGCGCTTCTCGCTCAGCTGGCGGATCGACACGCTGGCAGCTTGGGAAGCTTTGCTAGGTCGCCTCGGCGGCGCGGCGGACCCGCAATTCGTCGACTGGCTGGCGGTCGACCGCAACGACGCGCGCGAATTCGACATCGGCCTGCACCGCCGCTTCCTCGACCCGATGAAGCCCTTCGCCAATGTCGTGCTGGAACCGGCGCATGGCGTCATGCTCACCAGTGCCACGCTGACAGACCGCGCGGAAGGCGGGCCGGACTGGCCTGGTGCCATCGCAAGGTCCGGCGCGCCGCATATCGAAGTCGCGCCGCGCCTGGCGGATGCGAAAAGCCCTTTCGATTATGCCAACAATGCCGAGGTGCTGATCGTCACCGACGTGAAGAAGGGCGACCTCGCCGGGTTGGCAGGCGCCTATGCGCGGCTAATCGAGGCATCGGGCGGCGGCGTGCTGGGCCTGTTCACCGCCATCCGCCGCCTGCGCGCAGTGCATGGCCGCATCGCCGACCGTCTGGCGCGCGAAGGCCTGCCGCTCTACGCCCAGCATGTCGACCCGATCGACACCGGCACGCTAGTTGACATTTTCCGCGACGATCCGCGCGCCAGCCTGCTGGGCACCGATGCCCTGCGCGACGGGGTGGATGTGCCCGGAGAGTCGCTGCGCTGCGTGGTGATGGAGCAGGTGCCCTGGCCCAAGCCCAGCATCCTCCACCGCGCCCGCCGCGCGGCAAATGGCGGCAGCGCCTATGACGACCAGATTATTCGCGGGCGCCTGGCGCAGGCCTTCGGCCGCCTGATCCGTAGCGCGGGCGACAAGGGGCACTTCATCGTGCTCTCCCCCGCATTCCCATCGCGCCTGCTCAGTGCCTTTCCCGAAGGTGTGCCTGTCACGCGCCTGACGCTCGATGGAGCTTTACAACGCGTCGCCGGGGGTGTTTCTGGCAAAACCATGCAACCGCAAGAGGATCTGCCCTAA
- a CDS encoding pyridoxamine 5'-phosphate oxidase family protein, which translates to MIEDLDFIREDIASRLAEGANSRHSAFHTPVVATADADARVMVLRGFDADSWTLLFHTDARSPKVAVIGEGGPVGVLSYDRKAKLQMRCRGTGRIERDTPLADAAWEESTTFARRCYLGEGPGTVSDQPTSGLPDWAEGIQPTPEQVAPARDHFAILLVQLESVDWLHLANAGHRRAVWDVAAGEGRWIAP; encoded by the coding sequence GTGATCGAAGACCTTGATTTCATTCGTGAAGACATCGCGTCCCGCCTGGCGGAGGGCGCGAACAGCCGCCACAGCGCCTTCCACACGCCTGTCGTGGCGACAGCGGATGCCGATGCGCGGGTGATGGTCCTGCGCGGCTTCGATGCCGACAGTTGGACGCTGCTTTTCCACACCGATGCCCGCTCTCCCAAGGTGGCGGTGATCGGCGAGGGCGGGCCGGTGGGCGTTCTGAGCTATGACCGAAAGGCGAAGCTGCAAATGCGCTGCCGCGGCACGGGGCGGATCGAGCGGGACACGCCGCTGGCCGATGCTGCATGGGAGGAGAGCACCACGTTCGCGCGCCGCTGCTACCTCGGCGAAGGACCGGGCACCGTGTCCGACCAGCCCACCAGCGGTCTGCCGGACTGGGCCGAGGGCATCCAGCCGACGCCAGAGCAGGTCGCCCCCGCGCGCGACCACTTCGCCATCCTGCTGGTGCAGCTTGAAAGCGTCGATTGGCTCCACCTCGCCAATGCCGGCCACCGCCGCGCGGTATGGGACGTGGCAGCAGGCGAAGGCCGCTGGATCGCACCCTAA
- a CDS encoding MerR family transcriptional regulator encodes MAGAPSSGPVFDDGKAPDAMRTIGEVASALNIKPHVLRYWEQQFPMLRPLKRSGGRRLYRPDDVALVATIDRLVNREGYTLKGAKRALSQGAVAETETVSAAEAGSSDAREAQSVTVVPQLRAIRDRLAAALNA; translated from the coding sequence ATGGCGGGTGCGCCATCCTCCGGACCCGTCTTTGATGACGGCAAGGCGCCGGATGCGATGCGCACCATCGGCGAAGTGGCGAGCGCGCTCAATATCAAGCCGCATGTCCTGCGTTATTGGGAGCAGCAATTTCCCATGCTGCGACCGCTGAAGCGTAGCGGTGGCCGCAGGCTTTACCGGCCGGACGATGTGGCGCTGGTGGCCACGATAGACAGGCTGGTAAACCGCGAGGGCTACACGCTTAAAGGCGCAAAACGCGCTCTGTCGCAGGGTGCAGTTGCAGAAACCGAGACTGTCTCGGCTGCGGAGGCCGGATCGTCCGACGCGCGCGAGGCGCAATCCGTCACGGTGGTCCCGCAATTGCGCGCCATCCGCGACCGGCTGGCCGCTGCGCTCAACGCCTGA
- a CDS encoding prolyl hydroxylase family protein produces the protein MSESDTKKPKSKFAPNADQARLRSLGAKVRKRLAGNSAVYKVPSDEVELWAMGDFMTAAECQKMIELIDATAKPSRVSGLDYSDGYRTSYSGDVDPTDPFVKKIGRRVDDLLGVDPKFGESIQGQRYMPGQEFQPHHDWFHPDTSYWETEMGRGGQRSFTTMAFLNEVEAGGTTDFTDIGLSLEPKPGVLLIWNNATPEGLTNSRTMHAGRPVQAGAKYIFTKWYRAKEWF, from the coding sequence ATGAGCGAGAGCGATACCAAAAAGCCGAAAAGCAAGTTCGCACCGAATGCCGACCAGGCGCGCCTGCGCAGCCTTGGCGCGAAAGTGCGCAAGCGGCTTGCGGGTAACAGCGCCGTTTACAAGGTGCCGAGCGACGAGGTGGAGCTGTGGGCCATGGGCGACTTCATGACCGCAGCAGAATGCCAGAAGATGATCGAGTTGATCGATGCGACCGCCAAGCCCAGCAGGGTTTCGGGCCTCGACTATTCCGATGGTTACCGCACCAGCTATTCCGGCGATGTCGACCCCACCGATCCTTTCGTGAAGAAGATCGGGAGGCGCGTGGACGATCTGTTGGGAGTCGATCCGAAATTCGGCGAGTCCATCCAGGGCCAGCGCTATATGCCGGGTCAGGAGTTCCAGCCGCATCACGACTGGTTCCATCCCGATACCTCCTACTGGGAGACGGAGATGGGCCGCGGTGGGCAACGCAGCTTCACCACCATGGCGTTTCTCAACGAGGTCGAAGCTGGCGGCACAACCGACTTCACCGATATCGGTCTGTCGCTGGAGCCGAAGCCGGGCGTGCTGTTGATCTGGAACAATGCGACGCCCGAGGGGCTCACAAATTCCCGGACCATGCATGCCGGTCGCCCGGTTCAGGCAGGTGCGAAATACATCTTCACGAAATGGTATCGCGCGAAAGAGTGGTTCTGA
- a CDS encoding PAS domain-containing protein codes for MGRTGDDEIGRIPPSEASTDQVRREYDTSKLDDSLRERLSELRIGSRELFLQATEQTRMAIVVVDPYDFDQPIAYVNRAFIEMTGYSREEAIGRNCRFLQGPDTDPDAVAEIRKALDAEKVSVVQLLNYRKDGTPFWNSLHIGPLYDADGKLAYFYGSQWDVTRRVEAQLDSEAQQRAAGELQHRLHNLFAVMSAIVRISARGQTTVDGLSDKIVARLEALGRAHRTTIGKGGTNAPATGLRNLVEMVLEPYRDAHAHGITLSGADVQLPSRMVTSVGVALHELATNAMKYGALGLRDGNVAISWTVNDDVLELVWSETKEGLSDAKPVPTAGNGSGSRIVEGVLRSLGGEIVTEIGEQSYTATITVPLPVDA; via the coding sequence ATGGGTCGCACCGGCGATGATGAGATAGGGCGCATTCCGCCCAGTGAAGCGAGCACCGATCAGGTGCGCCGCGAATACGATACGTCCAAGCTGGACGATAGCTTGCGTGAACGACTGAGCGAGCTGCGCATCGGCTCGCGCGAGCTTTTTTTGCAGGCTACAGAGCAGACGCGCATGGCGATCGTGGTGGTCGACCCGTACGACTTCGACCAGCCTATCGCCTACGTCAATCGCGCCTTCATTGAGATGACCGGCTATTCGCGTGAAGAGGCCATCGGCCGCAATTGCCGCTTCCTGCAAGGCCCCGATACCGATCCAGATGCCGTGGCCGAAATCCGCAAGGCGCTGGACGCGGAAAAGGTCTCGGTCGTCCAACTTCTGAATTACCGCAAGGACGGCACACCGTTCTGGAACTCGCTGCATATCGGCCCGCTCTACGATGCCGACGGCAAGCTCGCCTATTTCTACGGATCGCAATGGGATGTGACGCGCCGCGTCGAAGCGCAACTCGACAGCGAGGCGCAGCAGCGTGCCGCGGGTGAATTGCAGCACCGCCTGCACAATCTCTTCGCAGTCATGAGCGCCATCGTGCGCATTTCCGCGCGCGGGCAAACCACGGTTGATGGCCTTTCCGACAAGATCGTCGCTCGCCTTGAAGCCTTGGGCAGGGCGCACCGCACCACGATTGGAAAAGGTGGCACGAATGCGCCGGCTACCGGTCTGCGCAACCTCGTCGAAATGGTGCTCGAGCCATATCGCGATGCGCATGCGCATGGCATTACCTTGTCCGGCGCCGATGTGCAGCTGCCCTCGCGCATGGTGACTTCGGTAGGCGTCGCGCTGCACGAGTTGGCGACCAATGCGATGAAATACGGTGCGCTCGGCCTGCGCGACGGCAATGTCGCTATCAGCTGGACGGTGAACGACGATGTGCTCGAACTGGTCTGGTCGGAAACCAAGGAAGGCCTTTCCGACGCCAAGCCCGTGCCAACGGCTGGCAATGGCAGCGGATCGCGTATCGTGGAAGGCGTGCTGCGTTCGCTCGGTGGCGAGATCGTGACCGAAATCGGCGAGCAGAGCTACACCGCGACGATCACCGTACCGCTGCCGGTCGACGCCTGA
- a CDS encoding lysine--tRNA ligase codes for MFSTDLIAAARSSKAWPFVEAQRLAKRFRDGKPGGEPVLFETGYGPSGLPHIGTFQEVLRTTLVRKAYEIVGAAEDGTPAPTRLVAFSDDMDGLRKVPDNLPNPAMLAKHLGKPLCQIPDPFEKYESFAHHNNAMLRDFLDRFGFEYEFVAASDRYNSGAFDGALANVLRNYDSIMDIMLPTLREERRQTYSPVLPVSPTTGAVLQVPVEVVDADAGMVRFTDEDGSTVEQSVFGGQAKLQWKVDWAMRWVDLGVDYEMYGKDLTDSGVQSGRIAKVLGGRKPEGMIYEMFLDAAGEKISKSKGNGLSIEEWLTYGSQESLSHYIYANPKSAKQLHAGIIPRAVDEYWQFRERIPEQELDKQLGNPAWHLLRVEHGGDSQPPQGAGDSLPVTYGLLLNLASVLGTEASADSLRDYVASYSDDAAGNPHVERLIETAIAYNRDFVAPTLNKRAPTDSEAGALRELDAGLQLLDVNSTAEELQSLVYEIGKKEQFGFTNLRDWFRCLYETLLGSSQGPRMGSFIALYGIENTRSLIEEALNRDRASR; via the coding sequence ATGTTCAGCACCGATCTCATTGCAGCCGCTCGCAGTTCCAAAGCCTGGCCATTCGTCGAGGCGCAGCGCCTCGCCAAGCGGTTCCGCGACGGCAAACCAGGCGGCGAGCCGGTGCTCTTCGAGACAGGCTACGGCCCCAGTGGTCTGCCGCATATCGGCACCTTTCAGGAAGTGCTGCGCACCACGCTGGTGCGCAAGGCTTACGAGATCGTCGGTGCCGCCGAAGACGGCACGCCCGCGCCGACGCGGCTGGTTGCCTTCAGCGACGACATGGACGGTTTGCGCAAAGTGCCCGACAATTTGCCGAACCCGGCGATGCTGGCGAAGCATCTGGGCAAGCCGCTTTGCCAAATCCCCGATCCGTTCGAAAAGTATGAGAGCTTCGCGCATCACAACAATGCCATGCTGCGCGACTTCCTCGACCGCTTCGGCTTCGAATACGAGTTCGTGGCCGCCAGCGATCGGTACAATTCCGGTGCTTTCGACGGCGCGCTCGCCAACGTGCTCCGCAATTACGATAGCATTATGGACATCATGCTGCCGACATTGCGCGAAGAGCGGCGCCAGACCTACTCGCCAGTGCTGCCGGTCAGCCCCACCACCGGTGCGGTGTTGCAGGTGCCGGTCGAGGTCGTCGATGCCGATGCGGGCATGGTCCGCTTCACCGATGAGGACGGCTCCACCGTGGAGCAAAGCGTGTTCGGCGGACAGGCAAAGCTGCAATGGAAGGTGGACTGGGCCATGCGCTGGGTCGATCTGGGCGTCGACTATGAGATGTATGGCAAGGACTTGACCGATAGCGGTGTGCAGTCGGGTCGCATCGCGAAAGTGCTGGGCGGTCGCAAGCCTGAGGGAATGATCTACGAAATGTTCCTCGACGCCGCTGGCGAGAAGATCAGCAAGTCGAAGGGTAACGGCCTCTCCATCGAGGAATGGCTGACTTATGGCTCGCAAGAGAGCCTGTCGCATTACATCTACGCCAATCCAAAAAGCGCCAAGCAGCTGCATGCCGGCATCATCCCGCGCGCGGTGGATGAATACTGGCAATTCCGCGAGCGTATTCCGGAGCAGGAGCTTGACAAGCAGCTCGGCAATCCCGCCTGGCATCTGCTGCGCGTGGAACATGGGGGAGACAGCCAACCGCCGCAGGGCGCCGGGGACAGCCTGCCTGTCACATACGGCCTGTTGCTGAACCTGGCGAGCGTGCTGGGGACCGAGGCAAGCGCGGACAGTCTCCGCGACTACGTCGCGAGCTATTCCGATGACGCCGCGGGCAACCCGCATGTCGAACGGCTGATCGAGACGGCCATCGCGTACAACCGGGACTTTGTGGCGCCGACACTCAACAAGCGCGCTCCTACCGATTCGGAGGCGGGCGCGCTTCGCGAACTCGACGCCGGTTTGCAATTGCTGGATGTTAATTCGACGGCAGAAGAACTACAGTCTTTGGTCTATGAAATAGGCAAGAAAGAGCAATTCGGCTTTACAAATCTGCGAGATTGGTTCCGTTGTCTATACGAGACCTTGCTCGGTTCTTCGCAAGGGCCGCGCATGGGGAGTTTCATTGCCTTGTACGGCATCGAAAACACCCGCAGTCTTATCGAAGAGGCTCTCAATAGGGACAGAGCCTCACGCTAG
- a CDS encoding SixA phosphatase family protein, giving the protein MKRLGIFRHAKSDWDDMSLRDFDRGLNERGQRGAALMGAHIAEHGGDWKSVVASPAERVKRTLEFSRLDLPVRFEETAYLADASTLIRLLQACNDSEDAVLMAGHNPGMQELALDLVASGKEDTHFKDVMRKFPTAAFAVLELDIDSWADLESGCGAIVHFARPRDLDPDLGPLNL; this is encoded by the coding sequence GTGAAGCGCCTCGGCATTTTCCGCCACGCCAAGTCCGACTGGGACGATATGAGCCTGCGCGATTTCGATCGCGGCCTTAACGAGCGCGGGCAGCGCGGCGCGGCGCTGATGGGCGCGCATATTGCAGAGCATGGCGGCGATTGGAAAAGCGTGGTGGCCAGCCCCGCCGAACGGGTCAAGCGGACGCTGGAATTCAGCCGCCTGGATCTACCCGTCCGCTTCGAGGAAACGGCCTACCTCGCCGATGCATCTACGCTCATTCGCCTGCTGCAAGCCTGCAACGACAGTGAAGACGCCGTGCTGATGGCAGGCCACAATCCGGGCATGCAGGAACTGGCGCTGGACCTGGTCGCAAGCGGCAAGGAAGACACGCATTTCAAGGATGTGATGCGCAAATTCCCGACCGCCGCTTTCGCCGTGCTGGAGCTGGATATCGACAGCTGGGCGGACCTTGAAAGCGGCTGCGGCGCCATCGTCCATTTTGCGCGCCCGCGCGATCTCGACCCCGATCTGGGCCCGCTCAACCTCTAG
- a CDS encoding RcnB family protein: MQLAEYLKSCGLAALAVAMAVPLTSEEAQAAENTAMDGAIDEQRQDREARRDRRGNRGEARQQRRGNRGEARQQRRTVEQRANRGVERQRAAREDVARPARNVRSERARDVRAETRQDRRADRRADRREDRRGGRYDGNRNRGGIEGAVGRATDRAQRRADRQADRRQDRQADRRWERRQDRRADRRADRREDRRADRRYDRREDRRADRRWERREDRRADRRWDRRQDRRDYRHDRRGYRDGYREGRREARRDYRRWNRHNWRRDNRYNWHRHRYNNRGIFRLGRYYSPYRNYSYRRLNIGFRLDSLFFGNRYWINDPWRYRLPEVYGPYRWVRYYDDVLLVDIYTGEVVDVIHDFFW; this comes from the coding sequence ATGCAACTCGCAGAGTATCTGAAAAGCTGCGGCCTAGCCGCCCTCGCTGTCGCAATGGCAGTTCCGCTCACTTCCGAAGAGGCACAGGCGGCAGAGAATACCGCTATGGACGGCGCTATCGACGAACAGCGACAGGATCGCGAAGCCCGCCGGGACCGGCGCGGCAATCGCGGTGAAGCGCGCCAGCAGCGTCGCGGCAATCGCGGCGAGGCACGCCAGCAACGTCGCACGGTAGAACAACGCGCCAACCGCGGTGTTGAACGCCAGCGCGCCGCTCGTGAGGACGTCGCGCGTCCGGCGCGCAATGTGCGCAGCGAGCGCGCTCGCGATGTGCGTGCAGAAACCCGCCAGGATCGCCGTGCAGACCGCAGGGCAGATCGCCGGGAAGACCGGCGGGGAGGCCGCTATGATGGCAACCGCAATCGCGGCGGCATCGAAGGCGCCGTAGGTCGTGCCACCGATCGGGCGCAGCGCCGCGCCGACCGTCAGGCGGACCGCCGTCAGGACAGGCAGGCGGATCGTCGCTGGGAACGCCGCCAGGATCGCCGTGCCGATCGCCGGGCCGACCGCAGGGAAGACCGCCGTGCCGATCGCCGCTATGACCGTCGCGAGGATCGCAGGGCCGACCGTCGGTGGGAACGCCGGGAGGATCGCCGCGCAGATCGCCGGTGGGACCGTCGTCAGGATCGCCGCGATTATCGCCATGACCGCCGCGGATACCGTGACGGCTATCGCGAGGGGCGCCGCGAGGCGCGCCGCGACTACCGCCGGTGGAACCGCCACAACTGGCGCCGCGACAACCGCTATAACTGGCACCGCCATCGCTACAATAATCGCGGCATCTTCCGCCTGGGCCGGTACTACTCGCCCTATCGGAACTACAGCTACCGCCGCCTGAACATCGGCTTCCGTCTGGACAGCCTGTTCTTCGGCAACAGGTACTGGATCAACGATCCGTGGCGCTATCGCCTGCCCGAAGTCTACGGCCCGTATCGCTGGGTGCGCTATTACGACGACGTGCTGCTGGTCGATATCTACACCGGCGAAGTGGTGGACGTAATCCACGACTTCTTCTGGTAA
- a CDS encoding mechanosensitive ion channel family protein, with product MDYIATINDQLRDMQEGFVSILPNLAIALVVLFITWIIAKFAVKIADKLIGTTSMRASLQKLVETVVKLAIWLIGLLVAAAIAIPGFTPAGAIAGLGIGAVAIGFAFQDIFENFLAGVLIMLREKMRIGDVIEVEGITGRVENITLRETHIRQLSNELTIIPNSIIFKNPVKILTDEQRSRTEIICGVSYDTDLEQAEGVIRKAAESVEGIDMDKGVEVYAIEFGASSVDFKVRFWSGSKPRDGWEARSKAIKAIKRALDDAGIEIPFPYVTHTFKETLSVNTGGERS from the coding sequence TTGGATTACATCGCGACCATAAACGACCAGCTGCGTGACATGCAGGAGGGGTTCGTCTCCATCCTGCCCAACCTCGCCATTGCGCTGGTTGTCTTGTTCATCACGTGGATTATCGCCAAATTCGCGGTGAAGATCGCCGACAAGCTGATTGGCACCACCTCAATGCGCGCCAGCCTGCAAAAGCTGGTAGAGACAGTGGTGAAGCTGGCGATCTGGCTGATCGGCCTGCTGGTTGCCGCCGCCATTGCCATTCCCGGCTTCACCCCGGCAGGCGCAATTGCGGGCCTCGGCATCGGCGCGGTCGCCATCGGCTTCGCCTTCCAGGACATTTTCGAGAACTTCCTCGCCGGCGTACTCATCATGCTGCGCGAGAAGATGCGCATCGGCGATGTGATCGAAGTGGAAGGCATCACGGGCCGCGTGGAGAACATCACCCTGCGCGAAACGCATATCCGCCAGCTATCCAACGAGCTGACGATCATCCCCAATTCGATCATCTTCAAGAACCCGGTCAAGATCCTGACCGATGAGCAGCGATCGCGGACGGAGATCATTTGCGGCGTATCCTACGATACCGACTTGGAGCAGGCGGAAGGCGTCATCCGGAAAGCCGCCGAGTCCGTCGAAGGCATCGACATGGACAAGGGCGTGGAAGTCTACGCCATCGAATTCGGCGCGAGCTCGGTCGATTTCAAAGTGCGGTTCTGGAGCGGGTCCAAGCCGCGCGACGGCTGGGAAGCACGCTCGAAAGCGATCAAGGCCATCAAGCGCGCGCTGGATGATGCGGGCATCGAAATCCCGTTCCCCTATGTGACGCACACGTTCAAGGAAACGCTCTCCGTGAATACTGGCGGCGAGCGCAGCTAG
- a CDS encoding alpha/beta hydrolase family protein, protein MTRTAIPAIATLAAMLLSPGAALAEIYEEPALLQTSHRIPDLESRPIDYHLQRLEGVTDIPLLIVIDGSGCVGVLRSGFDRLYRPEPDMPYTYARLSVDKGGIDPHAGRDAQCTDEYHQRRTIDRAVLDHMRVLQHLRETADWWNGEIYIYGWSEGGDIGARLTAYYPGISRSVLGAMGGGLTMAQHFEDFWDCAADRVTDREACLESVHDMFQDTRDHPVPYTEQGDSNMLWRSRMWADLAQMLRYDNTPVLVVQGALDRDHTPVQSARVLINRLGEYGRANIAYCEVPDMEHGFGSLPVERALPFERGLLDWLFLDERPGGLDGEGWNALMQPNCDPDPPLHDVAPPTAANGIQPPPVSASPVASE, encoded by the coding sequence ATGACCAGAACCGCCATCCCCGCTATCGCGACATTGGCAGCCATGCTGCTCTCGCCTGGCGCCGCCCTTGCCGAAATTTACGAAGAACCTGCCCTGTTGCAGACATCGCACCGCATTCCCGATCTTGAGAGCAGGCCGATCGACTATCACCTGCAACGCCTGGAAGGCGTTACCGACATACCCCTGCTGATCGTGATAGATGGCTCCGGTTGCGTCGGCGTGCTGCGCTCCGGTTTTGACCGGCTCTACAGGCCGGAACCGGATATGCCGTACACGTATGCGCGCCTCAGCGTAGACAAGGGCGGCATCGATCCGCATGCCGGTCGTGATGCGCAATGCACCGATGAGTATCACCAGCGCCGTACGATCGACCGGGCGGTTCTCGATCACATGCGCGTTCTGCAGCATCTGCGAGAAACGGCAGACTGGTGGAATGGCGAGATCTACATCTATGGCTGGTCCGAAGGCGGCGATATCGGTGCCCGGCTGACAGCTTACTATCCCGGCATTTCGCGCTCTGTTCTCGGCGCAATGGGCGGCGGGCTTACCATGGCCCAGCATTTCGAGGATTTCTGGGATTGCGCAGCGGATCGTGTGACGGACCGCGAAGCATGTCTGGAATCCGTGCATGACATGTTCCAGGACACGCGCGACCATCCCGTTCCGTACACTGAGCAAGGCGACAGCAACATGCTGTGGCGCTCGCGCATGTGGGCCGATCTGGCGCAGATGCTGCGCTATGACAACACCCCCGTGCTTGTCGTGCAAGGCGCTCTCGACCGCGATCACACGCCGGTGCAAAGCGCGCGCGTGCTGATCAATCGCCTTGGCGAGTATGGTCGCGCTAATATCGCCTATTGCGAAGTGCCCGATATGGAACATGGCTTCGGGAGCTTGCCCGTGGAACGCGCATTGCCGTTCGAGCGCGGTCTGCTGGACTGGCTCTTTCTCGACGAGAGGCCCGGCGGCTTGGATGGCGAGGGGTGGAACGCGCTGATGCAGCCTAATTGCGATCCTGATCCACCTCTGCACGATGTGGCGCCTCCCACAGCGGCGAACGGCATCCAGCCGCCACCTGTCAGCGCATCACCTGTCGCTAGCGAGTAG